From one Acidobacteriota bacterium genomic stretch:
- a CDS encoding 2-isopropylmalate synthase encodes MESVRVTVFDTTLRDGEQSPGCSMTINEKLRMAHQLDRLSVDVIEAGFPAASGGDWAAVNAVATHFRRPAIAALARACDEDITCAGKALAPAHHPRIHTFIATSDIHLTYKLRRSREQVLDQACQAVKLARTFADEVEFSPEDATRTDLDYLCQVVREVIAAGATVVNIPDTVGYTIPSEMSVIIKTLFERVDNIHQATISVHCHNDLGLAVANSLAAIEAGARQVECTINGIGERAGNASLEELVMALSVRRDVLAYQTQIASELLFPTSQLLSEITNIPVQPNKAIVGRNAFAHEAGIHQDGVLKNRLTYEIMTPESVGVPENRLVLGKHSGRHALIKHFERLGYRFDRFEIDRLYRHFISLADQKKEITDSDLISLAEDVHEISRLTA; translated from the coding sequence ATGGAATCCGTACGTGTCACTGTCTTCGACACGACGCTGCGCGATGGAGAGCAGTCTCCGGGCTGTAGCATGACAATCAACGAAAAGCTGCGAATGGCCCATCAGCTTGATCGTCTGAGTGTAGACGTTATCGAAGCCGGCTTTCCGGCGGCCTCAGGCGGTGACTGGGCCGCCGTCAATGCGGTGGCAACTCACTTCCGCCGCCCAGCGATTGCCGCCCTGGCTCGGGCCTGCGACGAAGACATTACCTGCGCTGGAAAAGCACTGGCTCCTGCCCATCATCCCCGCATCCACACCTTCATTGCCACATCCGACATTCACCTGACTTACAAATTGCGACGCAGCCGGGAACAGGTGCTTGACCAAGCCTGTCAGGCCGTAAAACTGGCGCGCACCTTTGCCGATGAGGTTGAATTTTCACCTGAGGATGCCACCCGCACTGACCTTGACTATCTGTGCCAGGTCGTGCGCGAAGTCATCGCCGCCGGTGCGACCGTGGTGAACATTCCCGATACAGTCGGCTACACGATTCCTTCCGAAATGTCGGTGATCATCAAAACGCTGTTTGAGCGCGTGGACAACATCCATCAGGCGACGATCAGCGTGCATTGTCACAACGATTTAGGGCTGGCCGTGGCCAATTCACTGGCCGCTATCGAGGCCGGTGCCCGTCAGGTTGAATGCACCATCAACGGGATTGGTGAACGCGCCGGAAATGCCTCGCTCGAAGAACTTGTGATGGCCCTTTCCGTGCGACGCGACGTGCTGGCCTATCAAACCCAAATTGCATCGGAATTGTTATTTCCAACCAGTCAGCTTTTGTCTGAAATTACAAATATTCCAGTCCAGCCAAACAAGGCAATTGTCGGACGCAATGCGTTTGCCCACGAAGCGGGTATCCACCAGGACGGCGTGCTCAAAAACCGGCTGACCTACGAAATTATGACGCCGGAATCAGTTGGTGTTCCTGAAAACCGGCTGGTGCTTGGGAAACATTCCGGGCGTCACGCCTTGATTAAGCATTTTGAACGGCTTGGGTATCGGTTTGACCGGTTTGAAATTGACCGGCTCTATCGGCATTTCATTTCGCTGGCTGACCAGAAGAAAGAAATCACTGACAGCGATCTGATTTCCCTGGCTGAAGATGTACACGAAATTTCGCGGTTAACAGCTTGA